Sequence from the Corallincola holothuriorum genome:
ACCGCATCATGGGCATGTAAGCTTTCGTAGTGATTCACGCGCAGCAGAAAGTCTTTGTATTCGGCATGTTGGTTTAGTAGATGCTTGAGGCGACGGGCGGCATCTTCACAGAACATCAGGTTCTGGCCGTTCAGGCGAGCAAACTCCTGTTCGTCTACCCGTTTCACCGCAGCTTGTACGGGTGTTTGTAAGGCATCTTCGATCTGGTCAATTAGCTGGCGTAACGGGAAACCTAAGTTGGCGTTATCCAGCTTAATCTTGACGTCAGCAATGCTGCGTTGACTATGTGGCGTTGCAACAACCCCTTCAGTCGTGCCTAACCAAGCATGCATCTCTGCCCGATCAATGCTGCCTTGGCCGCTAAATTTCGCTTCAAAGGCGTCCTGAATGAGCTGTCGTGCCAAGGCAGCGGAGCAAGGGCATGTCGATGAATAGGGGACTTGTACACCCATCTCAATGCTGAGTTCACCTTGCTTAAGCTCACCTGTTAGTGTGACCGGGTAGGCTTTCCAGCCCTGCTTACCGCTGATCAGTGACTTCCGGCGCATATGGTAGTCGAAGGTAAAAGAGACTTTGGCGTGATCGCTAAGCTCATCATGGCTCGTGATGAAGTTGTCCAGCAGGGTCATCAGTGCCTGGCTATTCAGTGTGCCTTCGGTAGATAGGGTATCCAGCAGCAGATAGAGACGGGACATGTGGATCCCTTTTGCTTTCGGACGGGTCAAGTTTACGAAAGCACCGACATGAGCGCTGACTTGCCGTGGCGCTTCCCCACGCACTTCTACCATCAGTGGTAGCTCGATATTGTCCATTCCAACCCAGTCTAATGTTCCCTCTGTTTGGGCACTGGCGTGGTTGGCGATATCTGGCATGATGGATGGCATCGGGGTACTCCACTGGGCGCTAACTGGCGAAAATTTCTGCTAAATTGCCATGGCGGTTAAAAAAAGAGCGTCTTTATATCACAAAAATGAGACGCTGTTGAATCTCTCCCCGTTTCGGGGCAGCTATTATAAAGGGCTTTGACCAACATAAACACCGCTGAATCTTGTGGCTTTTAGGGCGACAAGATCGACTTTCCAATTAACGACGTTTCAAGGATGGTGCCATGAAATTGTGGGCACAACGCTTTATCAATTTGATGACGGAAATTGGCGTATTGCGCCTGACGCTGGTTGTTGCTGGCTCCATTATTGTTTTGGGGATTGCGATCAACGTTTCTTTGCGCCTAGCAATTAGCGGTGATGTGGATACTCTGGATATCGCCAGGGCTCTCCTACTGGGCTTTATTCTGACTCCGCCCACGGTTTTTCTTTTTGTACTTGTGGTGCGCGAACTTGATCTGTCCCGTCGACGTACTGATCGCCTGCGGGCAAAAGATCGTGAGAAGGCGGAGAAGCTGGAACATCAACTTATCTTGCTGGAAGCGGAAAATGCCGAACGGGTGAAGGCCGAGCAGGCGTTAGCGGAGGTGGTTGCTGAGATGGAAGCTGAAGTGATGCAGCGCCGTCAGGCAGAGATAAAGGCGGCAGAACAGAGTGCAAAACTGGGATCTTTGATTGATAGCTCACCCGATGTGATCTTCTATCGTGATGACAATGGCTATTTTTCTAGCTGCAATCGGGCTGCTGAATTGCTCTTGGGGCGAACTCGTGAGGAACTTGTGGGTCTTACTCCTGCTGATGTGTATCCCGAACGGCTAGCTGAACAAGTGGTTCAAACTGACGCGGCGGTCATGGCGAGTAATCGGCCGCTGAAGTTTGAGCAGTGGATGCGTTACCCCGACGGTCGTAAGACCTTGTTTGAATTTAGTAAAGTGCCTTTTTTTGGCGCTAAAGGTGAGCGCCTTGGGTTGGTGGCATTCGGTCGTGATATTACCGAAAGAAAACAGGCCGCGGATTTACTGAGTAAAGCAAGTAATGAGAAAGCTGAATTTATTGCCACCATCAGCCATGAACTGCGTACACCATTAAATGGCATTGTCGGTTTAAGTCGTATTTTGCGTGATACCGAGTTGTCAGCCGAGCAGTTGCGATATGTCGACACGATTTATCTCAGTGCAGAAACCCTTGGGGTCATCTTTAATGACATTGTTGATCTTGACCGTTTAGACCGACAACAACTTAAGCTTAATCCGACGCGGGTAGCATTTAAGGCGTTATTGGCTGAAGTTGAAAACATGGGAGTGCTGCTGGCACAACAATATGGCGTCAGCTTCCGCTGCCGCTGGGATCCTGAGCTGCCAGAGTATGTGGAAGCGGATGGTGCGAGATTGCGCCAAGTGTTGTGGAATTTGCTTGGTAATGCGGTGAAATTTACGCCGCAGGGGTTTGTTGCGCTGAGTGCAACCTTAACGCGAGAGGACGATACCAACGTCTATTTGCAGTTTGAGATCGAGGATACTGGTCTGGGAATACCGGACGAAGAGCAGAAAAAGATCTTCGCAATGTATTACCAGGGCAGCCGCCAAGGACATCACACCGGCACTGGAAGTGGTATAGGCTTAGCTATATCACAGCAATTAGTTCGAGCCATGGGCTCGGAGATTAAGCTTCGCAGTGAAGTGGATGTGGGAAGCTGTTTTTCTATTCAGTTGACGCTACCAAAACTGGAAGCACCGGAGAGTCATGTGTTATCAGATGAAGCGAAAAAGGTACCAGCATTGAATATCCTGTTGGTCGAAGATATTGAACTCAATGTGCTGGTTGCCAAAACTCTACTGGAGAAAATGGGTCACACAATCAGTGTCGCTATGGATGGTCAGAGTGCGTTGACGGCGGCGTCGGAGATACCTGATCTGGTATTGCTGGATATTCAATTGCCAGATATGAGTGGTTTTGATGTCGCAGAGAAACTTAAGGCTGATCCACTGACGGCTGATATTCCCCTTGTTGCCTTGACCGCCAATACGGTTAAGGACAAAACTCGCTACGAGGAGTGCGGTATTGTTGATATCGTAACTAAGCCAATTCAGATGAACGTGCTGCACAGTGCATTAGCTAAGCTATTCGCTCCCTCAGGTACTGCGGTGCCAACAGCTTCGCAAGCAGATGATGCGCTGGATGACATTTTAGATATTGAAATGTTGCAGCAGTACAGTGAGGTAATTGGTGCGGGTGCACTTTTGAACAGTGTTGAGTTACTGGAAACCTTGATGCCAGAGTACCTGGAAATTTTGGAATCCAATTTAACCGCTGAAGATAAGAGCGCAGTGGCATCAGAAGCCCATAAAATTAAGGGCGCAGCGGGCTCTGTGGGATTGAAGCGGGTACAACAGATCGCAGCTAAAGCTCAGCAGAAAGATGAACCGGCTTGGTGGGAAAATGTACCTGACTGGGTGGATGCGATGAAGCATCACTACCCACAAGATTTAATGGTATTAAAGCGCTGGCTGACAGAGGCAGAAGCCGCTGAAAGTGAATGATGTTCTCTTGCGGATAGCGAGCAATAAAAAAGGGCCTGCTCAGGCCCTTTTTTGATGCCATCAATTTTCGATAACTAACTTAGTGAACCGCTAAAACGATAGCCTTCACCGTGAATGGTAGCGATCACTTCAGGGGTGCCGGGGACGCTTTCAAAGTGCTTACGAATGCGCCGGATGGTGACATCGACAGTACGGTCGTTTGGACGTAACTCGCGGCCAGTCATCTCTTTTAAGAGCTGGGCTCTAGTTAGGATCTTGCCAGGGTTCTTCAGGAACAGTTGTAACGCTCTAAACTCACTACGTGGCAGTTTGAACGCATTGCCGTCAGAGCCGGTCAGCATGCGACTATTTACATCGAGCAGCCAGCCTTCAAATTTATATTGGTCTGGCTCGTCACCGTCGATTTCAGACTGGTGCAAGGTGCGTTGTAATAGGTTCCGAGCCCGAATAGTCAGCTCGCGCGGATTAAACGGCTTGGTGATGTAATCGTCTGCGCCAATTTCCAGGCCAAGGATCTTATCAACTTCATTATCCCGGCCTGTCAGGAAAATGAGTGCCATATCGGTTTTTTCGCGGAGTTCACGAGCAAGCAATAGGCCATTTTTCCCTGGCAGGTTGATATCCATGATCACCAGATCTACCACGCCTTTCTCTAGGCTTTGGTACATCTCTTCGCCATCACTGGCTTCAATGACCTGATAACCTTCGGCTTCAAACAGTGTGCGTAACGTGTTTCTGGTGACCAGTTCGTCTTCGACGATCAATATTTTTGGGATTTCCATGCGTCTTTTTCCGCGTGTCAATTTCTGTTAATTCGACCGGCCGGTCGGGTACTACATTAACGTAATGCCCAACGTTAGAGTGCCTAATTCTTTAATTGTTCCATAACCAACTGTTAGCAAACGTAAACATGGTCAAACAATAGTCATTCAATCTTAGCTTGGTTACATTAACTTAACAAATGTGTTTGATTTGTATCCGCCACAGCGGGCTGGTTTGTTTCTGTATCGGCCAAAGGTATCATCATCTTGAGTCGAATACCTTGCTCCGGCTCAGTCTCTAGCTCTAACTTTCCACCGAGTACTTGTTGCACCAAACTTTGTACTATGTACATGCCCAGACCGCTGCCGCCGCTCTCTTTCGCTGTGGTGAAATAGGGCGAAAAGACTTGTGCTTTGACTTCTTGGCTCATGCCGCGGCCGTTATCTTCGTAGATTACCGTTAAATAATCTTTATCCATGGTTACTTGAATAACTATGGTGCCTTGGCTGATATCTTTAAACCCATGCTTGAGTGAATTTAAAACCAAATTGATTAAAATTTGACTAATGGCACCCGGTTTACTGGTGATGGTCAGCTCTTGGTCGCATATCACCTCAATAATATGCCTGCTTTTTTTTAATTTGGGTTTGAGCGTTAACAAAACTTCGTCAATAAAGTGATGAACTTCAAAGGTTCGATCCTGCTCTGAGCATTGGTCCACTGCGACATGTTTAAAGCTTTCGATTAATTGGCAGGCTCGCTGCAAGTTTCTGGTGAGAATATTAAAGGCTTCGTCCGACAGTGATAGAAACTGGTTCAGTCGTCGTTGCGATAACTCTCCGTGCTCCAGTGAGTGCTTTAGTTCGCTAAGCGCCTGCTGCATCGAAGTTGATGTTGTGATGCCAAGACCAAGCGGTGTATCTAATTCATGAGCAATGCCTGCGACCATCTGCCCTAATTTGTGCAACTTCTCTTTTTCCAGCATCTGTCCCTGATACAGGTGCAGCTTTTCTAAGGTTTGTAGCAGTTCGCTGTTCGCTTGTTTCAGCGCGAAGGTGCGCTCGGTGACTTTATCTTCCAGGCTTTGGTTTAACTGGCGTATCTCTTGTTCCGCTTGCTGTTGTTTCTCCAAACGCCGGGATACCCGAGACAACATGCGATTAAAGGCATTGCCAAGAAAGTCCAGCTCTTGCAACTCAAGGGTCGGTGCCCTGAGCGCATAATCTTTGTTTAAGTCGACCTGTTGCACGAGGCTGATCAACGTGTCGATAGGCTGACTAAAACGCCGCTGTAGTTGTAGCGTAATGAGTAAGGCGAATATTGAAGCCACGAGAATAATGGCGAGTGCCTGATAAAGGTTGTTCCACAGCCGTTGATTGAGAGTATCGAGGGAAATACGCAGATAGCTGAAGCCAAGTAGTTCACCTTCAAACGATATCTCTGATGTTATTTCTATGGTGTCTGCGGTGATCCTAGGCTGTTTTAATGCGCGTAGCTGACTGTCAGTAAACGTATTCGGAAGCACGCCGCTGCGGGTGTAGCCAGCGAAAAAATTGAGTTGCTGCGTGTACCGGTCTAACTGATAGGTTTGTGCAGATTGCAGAAACTTATAAACTGAAAGCGCTCTAAGCTGCCGTGTTTCTAATGCCGGCTTATTATCAACGATAGTGTCTTGGGCGTGGTCAGCCGTTAACTTGGCAAGGGTCTGGAGTTGTTCAAGAAGGTCTTGTCGCTGGGTTTGGTAATCGAAGTATTGGTTGATACCCAACGCGATCGCTAACGAGCTCGTCGTGATCAGCATAACGACCATGATCAACGAGCCGCGGATAGAACGGCTGGGAGCGCCTGTGCCCATAGCTTTCCTATAAAAGACGGGATTAATCTCAGTCTAGCGAATAAGTCTTTGTTGAAGCAAAGCATTTGCCTCTGAAACGTCACATTAATCACTATAATGGTAAGCGCATGGTTAGCGCGATAGAGATACATAAGGAGAACAGAGTGATGAGTGATTGGGATCTGTATAAACAGACCTGTTTTTTGATGGCGCAGCCGTTGGCTCCAGAACTGAGCTTTGCTGTGATCACTGCCCATAACCCACAAGGCGACAAAGTCAGCGATACCTATAATCGTTTGCTCGACTATCGACTGCAGCAAGATATCGTGCGACTCAATGTGCCCTACCGTGAGTTATGGGGTAGCGCGCCAGATCTCTCTCATCGGGAAAAAAGCTGGGCTGTACTGGCGGACAAATCGATAATGCTCACTCTTGCTCGGGCATATCAGCAAAATGCTATCTATTGGGTAGATGCCAATCAGCTCTATCTAACGCCATGTTTATTGAAAGATCAGAGTGAAGAGCATATCGGTACGTTTAGCCAGCGGGTGATCGTGTCGGCGTAGTAGGTTAAGCGGCGGGTAAGAGCATCTCATGGTAGAGCGAAACGTAATTTTTGGCGGTTTCTTCCCAGCAAAAACGATACGCCATGCCGTTTTGTTGCAGTTGCTTGAACGCTTCAGGTGCGTCATTAAACAGGGTCAGAGCCTGCATCAGCAGATCGAGTAACGCATCAGGTTCGGGGTGGCTGAAGACAAACCCGGTGGCGTCATCAATGCTGCCATTGGGCTTGACCGGTTTTACCGTGTCTTTTAAGCCGCCGACTCCGCGAACAATGGGCGGCGTGCCGTAGGCCAGACTATACATTTGGGTTAAGCCGCAAGGCTCAAACAGGGATGGCATGAGGAAGTAGTCTGCGCCCGCCTGCACCCAATGTGCGATCTTGCTTGTGTAACCTTCTCGAAATATCAATTTGTCAGGGTATTGGGCTTCCAGGGCTCGCAAATTATCTGCCAGCTCTTGTTCGCCTGAGCCGATGATCACAACTTGGACATTTTGCTCTAAAAAACGCTGCAGAGCAGGTAGCAGGAGATGAAACCCTTTTTGTCCGGTAAGCCGACTGACCATGCCGAACAGTGGGGTATCTGCTTGCTCAGGTAAGCCAACGTACTGTTGTAAATGTGCCTTACACTCAGCCTTCCCGGCTAAATTATGTTGATCATAGGCTTTGGGAAGCAGTGGGTCTGTGGCCGGGTTCCAGTCGTCGTAATTACAGCCGTTTAAGATGCCACTGAAGTCGCGGTGGCGATGTTGGAACAGCGACAATATATGGTGGGAACCTAACGGCGTGAGTAACTCTGCTGCATAAGAGGGACTGACGGCATTAATCTTATCCGCCGTAAGCAAGCCGCATTTTAGGAAGTTTATTTTATTCCCTTGCTCCATATGATCACTACTTAAAGCAGAGATAAAGCGTTGATGGAACGGGATGCTGTCAAGGTCGAAAACCCCCTGGTAGGCGGCGTTATGCAGCGTAAGCAGGGTACGCGTGCGATAGAAAAATTGATTATCTGCTAACTCATTACGTAAGAAAAACGGCGCCATCGCCGTATGCCAATCATTGCAGTGAATAATATCTGGGGCAAAGTCCAGACTTTGGGTAATTTGTAATGCAGCCATCGAAAAGAAAGCAAAACGTTCGCCATTATCCTGATACGCGTGATAACCGTTGTCATAAAGCCCCTGGCGGGAGAAATAGGGCGGATAGTCGACGCTATAAACAGGCACATCACCTAAGTGCAATTGGTGGATATTGTAGAGGTACTGCAAATTGCCTAATTGGAGAGACAGCTCACTGTGCAGGTGGTTATCTTCTTTAAGACGCTCTTGTACCTGGGGATAAAAGGGGCAGACAATACGCACGTCATGACCCAGGCGAGTCAACGCTTGCGGCAATGCCTTTGCCACATCAGCTAAGCCACCTGTTTTTGCTAGATCCTCAACTTCAGTAGCGAGAAAAAGGATCTTGAGCTTTCTGTCAGAAACCAATACGACTGCCTTTAGGAATTACTACAATACCGCTCGGCGACACTTTATAGCGTTCCTTATCGGCGTCAAGGTCTTCGCCTATTATCACGCCATCGGCAATCTCGACATCTTTATCGATAAGCGCTCGGCTGATACGGCAATTCTGGCCGATGGCGCTGTCCCCCAGAAATACCACATCGGTAAGTTCTGTTCCTGGTTGTACATCGACATTAAACCCAAGTACGCAACGCCTTACTTTGGCACCACGTATGACGCAGCCGGATGCCACCATCGATTTACTGACTTCGCTGCGTTGGCCATCGGTGCTGTCGAGATATTTGGCCGGCGGCACGGGTGGGTGATATGAGCGCAGCGGCCATTTGGGGTTAAACAGATCTAACGGAGGATCGTCTGCCAGCAGATCCATATTGGATTGCCAGAAGCTATCTATGGTACCGACATCGCGCCAGTAGGCTGTGCTATTGGGTTCATTGGGAATAACGTTGGATGCGAAGTCGTAGACGTAAACAGGGTGGGTTTGGTAAAGCTTGGTTAAAATATCCAGGCCAAAATCGTGGGTAGAACCAGGCTCTTTTGCATCGGCTTTTAATGCTGCAAACAGGGTCTGGGTATCGAACACATAGTTCCCCATAGACGCCAGCACATGCTCTGGATCGCCGGGTATGGTTGGTGGATTATTTTGTGGCTTCTCGACGAAGCCTGTCATCCGCCCCTGTTCATCTACCTGAACGACGCCGTATAGATGAGCTTCAGCGACGGGCACTTTAATGGCTGCCACGGTGAGCTGAGCACTGCGCCGTTTATGAAAGTCGATCATCTGCCGTATATCCATCTTATAGATGTGATCGCTGCCGAAAATACAGACCTGGTCGGGATCGTGGATCTCGATTAAACGCATATTTTGGTATATTGCGTCCGCAGTCCCTTCATACCACCGTTTACCCATGCGCATCTGCGCCGGAATAGGGTCAATAAAGTGATCGGTCAGGCTGGACAGGTACCAAGCTTGGCGCAGATGAACGTTGAGAGACTGAGATTTAAATTGCGTCAGTACATAGATCTTTAATAGATCAGAATTGACGAAATTGTTGAGAGCAAAATCGATGAGGCGATACCCGCCGCCAAATGGAACCGCGGGTTTAGTCCGGGTTTCCGTCAGTGGATAGAGACGAGTCCCTGCCCCACCGGCTAATATAACGGACAAAATACCAGCCATGAAAAACACTCCGTATTGTTCTATTTGCCACAAATAGGCGGGGATCCTGCCAGATCTGACTGCCTAAGATTTGGTCGCTGAGTACACTTTAAACTGTCGATTTTCAGATAACACCCTGCAGTTCCCAAAAATGCGACCTATCTGCTCGGCGTAGGGCAAAAACCCATTGGCGACGATACGCAATTCGCCTGAGGCGTTTAACCGAGCATATGCCTGCTTAAACAGGTTGGCGCTGATATCGTAATCGGTAGCTAGCCCTTGGTGGAAAGGGGGATTGGAAATGACCAGATCAAATTGATCTTCGGTATTGGTCAGTAGATCCGAGGCAACGACGGTCGTTTGATAGCCATTGTGAATGGCCGTTTGCTTTGTTGCTGCCAAGGCCATTGCGTTGACGTCACAGCTGGTTAGCTCAAGTTTCGGCGAGTGGTAATGCAGCGCCGTTGTGATAACGCCTGCACCACAGCCTATATCGACAGCGCGTCCTTGATATGGTGGGGATTGCTCTAGCGTCTGCAGCAATAGCAAGGTGCCAGCGTCTAATTTTCCATGATTAAACACCCCAGGCAAGCTGGCGCACTCGAACGATTGTTGTTGAAAAGGCACGGAAAAATATTGGAATTGATAAGAGCTGCTTTTCGCGGCAGAGGTGATGTTGCTGAAAAATAGAGAGCAGCGTCTTGCACTGTCGCTCTTGTGGCACCTATAGCCGAGGCTTTTTAACACTTTTGCGGCACTATTAATGCCACCTCTGTTTTCACCAACGAGCCAAAGCTCTGCGCCATCAGCTAGCAAAGGGAGTGTTTGGGTAAGCAGTAATTCAGCATGCGCTTTGGCTTTTGGCCAGCATAGGATGGCCTGTGACCATGGATGGCAGTCATTGGCTGGCGTATCGCCGAAGCTAACGTCCGCGCCATTGGTTTCGAGCCGCTTCGCGGTGATCAAATCAGTGGTGAAAAAATGGGCAGCAATATCAGCTTGTTTGAGTTCAAACGATAAATTGTCCGCAGGGGGGTTGATGAATAATAAGGGCGCTTTAGTTAGCTGCGCCAGATTACGCATTACTATCTCACTGATTGGTGACAACGACGACATGTTGGGCTCCTGCTTAAGCGCTAGGGATTGTCGCTAATGTCTGCTAGATCTGCAAATTGTGATCTACATTAAGCCAATAATTGGCGATTAAGCTGTTGATAACTAATATAGAGATATTCTCCCAACAAGTTTGCTCCCCTTTGTCTTGATTGTGGCTGCCATAGCCAAGGACGGTGATGAAAGGATTGATGCTTCCATTTATCTTGTTGCTATCGCTCTGTGTTCCCACCACAGCGTGGGCGGCAGATATTGCTGTCGTGGCTCATCCATCCGTGCAAACCGACGCACTGACCGTTAAAGAACTTAAATCCATTTTTTCCATGCGACTGACTGCCTGGTCCGAAGGGCAGATGATCGCAGTCTACGTGCTGCCAAAACAAAATCGTCTCCATGAAACATTCTGTCGCAGTTATCTGGAGCTCTTTAGCTATCAATTGGAGCGATCTTGGAATCGACTTGTTTATTCAGGCTTTGGTCAGGCGCCCAAGCAGATGGCGACGTCAGAAGAGCTGCGCGACGCAGTCGCAACGACCCCTGGTGCTATTGGCTATATCAAGAAGGAGGACGTGGATGACAGTGTCAAAATTATCCTTATTGATTAGCCTGACTGCGTTGTACTCATCGTTCGCATCGGCGGAAAATGATTGGTTAGACAGAGTGCAGACCCATGGCTTTTTCTCGCAAGGGGCGGTGTATACCGACGACAACGGTTTTGTCGAAGATGACAACGGTTGGTCAGAACGCCAAACCGAGATTGGCGTCAATGCGTCCTGGCAAATTGATAACAATTGGCGTGTGGCCGGTCAGGTGGTTTATCTCAATGGCGGCAACCGCTATCCGGAAGGGGTGCGTTTAGACTATTTTCTGTTGGACCGATTAGCTTATCGCGGAGAGGACGATGAGGTTCATCTGCAATTAGGCCGGTATAAAAACCAACATGGCCTCTATCGGGACAGTCGTGACGTGCCTGCGGCACAACCGAGCATATTTTTACCTCAGTCTATCTACTGGGATATGTACCGCGATCAAACTTTAAATACCGATGGCTTGTCCCTGCTTGGTTTTCATCAACTCGAAGCGGGAAGTTTCGAATGGCAGTTCAGTGGTGGTGCGACTGATATTCACGATGATATGGAAAAGTGGGTACTTGGTTCTGAGTCAAGCGGTAAATATCAGGAGGACTGGGTGGTGCAGGGCTCCGGCTATTTCACTACCGCTGACGGAGCTTGGACGGCTGGGCTGAGTGTCCTCCGCTCCAATCTTGATTTTCATGCAGACGATGGTTCGCAAGCATTTTCCGGACAAACCTACGTTTGGGAGTCAATCGCGTCGCTACGTTATAGTGCAGCGACTTGGGAAGCGACCTTTGAGTATATTGACGATCAATTCAAGCTTTATGGTCTCTACTATCCTGGGTTTCGCGACCGTTCTCACAGTGATGGCTACTATCTGCAGCTGCGCTACTTCCTCACCCCTGAGTTGACCTTGTTGGGGCGTTACGATGCGAAATACTTAAACAAAGATGATCGTGATGGCAGCGATTTTGAGCAAGCCACTGGTGCGCCGAGTTATTTTATGTACAGCAAGGATTGGACTGTCGGGCTAACCTATGAGGTAGCTGAAGATTGGTTGGTGCGCGGTGAGTACCACTATGTAGATGGCTCTGCCTGGCTACCGCCTCATCTCTACCCTGATGTGGTTACCCATGATCAGAAATAT
This genomic interval carries:
- a CDS encoding substrate-binding domain-containing protein — protein: MKGLMLPFILLLSLCVPTTAWAADIAVVAHPSVQTDALTVKELKSIFSMRLTAWSEGQMIAVYVLPKQNRLHETFCRSYLELFSYQLERSWNRLVYSGFGQAPKQMATSEELRDAVATTPGAIGYIKKEDVDDSVKIILID
- a CDS encoding porin family protein, with the translated sequence MTVSKLSLLISLTALYSSFASAENDWLDRVQTHGFFSQGAVYTDDNGFVEDDNGWSERQTEIGVNASWQIDNNWRVAGQVVYLNGGNRYPEGVRLDYFLLDRLAYRGEDDEVHLQLGRYKNQHGLYRDSRDVPAAQPSIFLPQSIYWDMYRDQTLNTDGLSLLGFHQLEAGSFEWQFSGGATDIHDDMEKWVLGSESSGKYQEDWVVQGSGYFTTADGAWTAGLSVLRSNLDFHADDGSQAFSGQTYVWESIASLRYSAATWEATFEYIDDQFKLYGLYYPGFRDRSHSDGYYLQLRYFLTPELTLLGRYDAKYLNKDDRDGSDFEQATGAPSYFMYSKDWTVGLTYEVAEDWLVRGEYHYVDGSAWLPPHLYPDVVTHDQKYWNLFAIQVSYSF